From Streptomyces sp. TLI_105, the proteins below share one genomic window:
- a CDS encoding TraR/DksA family transcriptional regulator, whose amino-acid sequence MVAKKTAAKKTSVAGSTGATEVAKDVVGKKSTVAGKPVAVDGKTPAGKKVAKKAPARKAAARKTIAEDAAPGGAGAAVSAPDASAPKTPAKKAVAKKAAARKAPAAKKQTGARTVAAKKTAGGVTTVGDGAAVPPARAGELAVRPGEDPWTPEEVAEARSGLQAEVLRLRSELVHSQEELTGLMRDSGDGAGDDQADTGTKNITREHELALAANAREMLEQTEHALERLDAGTYGLCEVCGKPIGKARMQAFPRATLCVEDKQRQERRG is encoded by the coding sequence ATGGTGGCGAAGAAGACCGCCGCGAAGAAGACCTCGGTCGCCGGTTCCACCGGTGCGACCGAGGTCGCCAAGGACGTGGTCGGCAAGAAGTCGACGGTGGCCGGGAAGCCGGTCGCGGTCGACGGGAAGACGCCCGCCGGGAAGAAGGTCGCGAAGAAGGCGCCGGCCAGGAAGGCCGCGGCCCGGAAGACGATCGCCGAGGACGCCGCCCCCGGCGGGGCCGGTGCGGCGGTCTCCGCCCCCGACGCCTCCGCCCCGAAGACGCCCGCCAAGAAGGCCGTGGCGAAGAAGGCGGCCGCCAGGAAGGCGCCCGCCGCCAAGAAGCAGACAGGAGCCAGGACGGTGGCAGCGAAGAAGACCGCGGGTGGCGTCACGACCGTCGGGGACGGGGCGGCGGTGCCCCCGGCGCGGGCCGGGGAGCTCGCGGTGCGGCCCGGCGAGGACCCCTGGACGCCGGAGGAGGTCGCGGAGGCCCGCAGCGGGCTCCAGGCGGAGGTGCTGCGGCTGCGGAGCGAGCTCGTCCACTCCCAGGAGGAGCTGACCGGCCTGATGCGGGACTCGGGCGACGGTGCCGGGGACGACCAGGCCGACACGGGCACCAAGAACATCACGCGCGAGCACGAGCTGGCCCTCGCCGCGAACGCCCGGGAGATGCTGGAGCAGACGGAGCACGCCCTGGAGCGGCTCGACGCGGGCACGTACGGCCTGTGCGAGGTGTGCGGGAAGCCGATCGGCAAGGCGCGGATGCAGGCCTTCCCGCGGGCCACGCTCTGCGTCGAGGACAAGCAGCGACAGGAGCGGCGCGGCTGA